ACTCAGGGCGATGCCGCCCGCCAGGACGATTTTCTTCATGCTGTAAATTCCTGCTGAGGGAGGGACAGGCCCGCGTCACCTGGCATTGCTGCGCAGGTCGAACGGGCAACGACGGTTGCTGCAAGACAGAAGAAAGCCGCGTCAGGTATGCACCTGAGCGAGAAGCGATGGCTGGGTAGCACGCGTGGACGGGTCATTTGCCAGTCTCGATTTATACTTTAAATTCCATACTGGACTTATATGTACAAATCGTCAACCAACCAACAGTCAGCGCTGCGACTGAAGGATCAGCGCAGGCGACACAGGCAAAATACGCTTAAGGTTGTTGTTTCCAGCGCTCGGCAGCAGCCTGATCGGAACAACGCCCCTCGACCCAACGCGGGCCTTCGGCGGTGTCTTCCTTCTTCCAGAACGGCGCGCGGGTTTTCAGGTAATCCATGACGAAGTTGCAGGCATCGAACGCCGCCTGACGGTGAGCGCTGGTGGTGCCAACGAAGACAATCGGCTCACCCGGTTCCAGACGGCCAATGCGGTGGATCACCTCAATACCAAGCAGCGGCCAGCGCTGCATGGCTTCCTCGGCAATCTTGCCCAGGGCCTTCTCGGTCATGCCGGGAAAGTGTTCGAGAAACATGCCGCCGACTTCGCGCCCGTCGTTGAAATCGCGCACATAGCCGACAAAGCTGACCACCGCGCCGATACCCAGATTGGCGGCATGCAAGGCGTTAAGCTCAACGCCCGGATCGAAGGGGTGCGACTGGACGCGAATGCTCATGCAGAGGCTCTCTGTGGGAGGGGCTTTAGCCGCGACGACAACCGGCTCAACCGCCGGTTACGGTAGGAAAGAACGCCACTTCATCACCGGCTGTCAGCGGCTCATCGAGGCTGCACAGCTCCTGATTGCGCGCACACATCAGGTTCTGCTCGGCCAGCACTTCCCACACACCTCCGCGCGCCAGCAGGTGTTGGCGCAACTGATCGAGGCTGGAGAACTCCGCGTTCAGCTGCTCACCGTCCAGGCCAAGGGCTTCACGGTAACGGGCGAAATACTGCACGCGAATCATGCTTCTTCCCCAGCTACAAAGTATCCACTTTTGCCGCCGACCTTCTCCAGCAGACGCACGTTTTCGATCACCATGCCGCGATCCACGGCTTTGCACATGTCGTAGATGGTCAACGCAGCCACGCTGGCGGCGGTCAGGGCTTCCATTTCCACACCGGTCTGCCCGGTCAGTTTGCAGCGCGCGGTGATGCGCACGGCATCCGCGCCCTCAGGCGTCAGTTCAACCTTGACGCTGGTGAGCATCAGCGGGTGGCACAGCGGAATCAGGTCGCTGGTTTTCTTCGCTGCCTGAATGCCGGCAATTCGCGCCACGGCAAACACATCGCCCTTGGGGTGATCACCCTGGGCAATCATCTGCAGGGTTTCCGGGCGCATGCGCACCAGGGCTTCAGCCACGGCCTCACGGACAGTCTGCGCTTTGTCGCTGACGTCGACCATGTTGGCGCGGCCTTGGGAATCGAGATGGGTTAACACAGACAGGCTCCGGGCAAGTGTCCGACGATTGTAAACCCACGGGTCAGGTTTCGGCACCTGTGAATGCCAGGGGATTCAGACGGGAGGTTACAGCGGCGTCCGGCCCAGCAGGCATAACGGCCTGCTGGGCGAGCGCGGATGAGGGTTACATATGGGTTTCGGCGTACTCGGCGAGGACCGAACGTGGCACACCCTGCAAAGTGATGTGTACGCCATGCTCGAAGTCTTTAAAGCGCTCCGTCAGGTAGGTCAGGCCCGAGCTGGGCGCCGACAGGTAAGGGGTATCGATCTGCGCCAGGTTACCCAGGCACACCACTTTCGAGCCGCTGCCGGCACGGGTGATGATGGTTTTCATCTGGTGCGGGGTCAGGTTCTGGCATTCGTCGATCAGGATCAGGCTCTGCTGGAAGCTGCGACCACGGATGTAGTTGAGGGATTTGAACTGCAGCGGCACCTTTTGCAGGATGTAGTCGACGCTGCCGTGGGTGTTCTCGTCGTCCATATGCAAGGCTTCGAGGTTGTCGGTGATCGCGCCGAGCCAGGGCTCCATCTTCTCGGCTTCTGTGCCGGGCAGAAAGCCGATCTCCTGATCCAGCCCCTGCACGCTGCGGGTGGCGATGATGCGCCGATAGCGCTTGCTGACCATGGTCTGTTCGATAGCCGCCGCCAGGGCCAGGATGGTTTTACCGGAACCGGCTGCGCCGGACAGGTTGACCAGATGGATGTCCGGATCAAGCAGGGCAAACAGCGCCAGTGACTGGTAGATATCCCGCGGGCGAAGCCCCCAGGCTTCCTGGTGCATCAGGGGTTCCTGATGCATGTCGAGAATTAGCAGTTCGCCGTGCTTGATGCCCTTGATCCAGCCGACAAAGCCCTGCTCGTCGATGATGAACTCGTTGACGTGCACCGCCGGCAGGTTGTCGGTGAGTTGCACACGGTGCCAGGTACGGCCGTGATCCTGGCGGGTTTCAACCTTGTTCACGCGGTCCCAGAAGGAGCCGTCCATGTTGTGATAACCCTGCGACAGCAAGGACACGTCATCGACCAGCTGGTCGGTGTGGTAATCCTCGGAGTCGATGCCACAGGCCCGCGCCTTCAGGCGCATGTTGATGTCTTTGGTCACCAGTACCACGTTGAGACCGGGGCGACGGGACTTCAGCTCGACCAGCTGGTTGATGATCTTGTTGTCGTTGAGGTCTTCCGGCAGCCAGGTGACCGGGGCTGCGCTCTTGCTCATCAGAATCGACAAATAGCCACAGGGGCCGCTCTTGTCACGCTGGATAGCAACGCCGTGTTCCACCTCATCCGGGTTGGCGCTGCCGAGGATCTTGTCGATCAGACGAATGGCTTGGCGGCACTCGGCGGCCACGCCCTGTTTGCCGGTTTTAAGCTTGTCCAGTTCCTCCAGTACGGTCATCGGAATTGCAACGTGGTGCTCCTGAAAATTCAGCAGCGCGTTGGGGTCGTGGATCAGCACATTGGTGTCGAGGGCGTACAGGGTTGGGGCGGTGGGCTTGGAGCGTCCGTGGTCATCCATACTCGGTCACCTTCTTGTAGTAGCCAAGCAACGCAGGGGCGAGTCTGCGCCGCGGAGGGGCCGTCGACTCCTCAGTGCCGGGGCTGAGAAGGCTGCAAAAAGGTGAGGGCCAATGGCCGCCACCTGTCTGCAGGGTTCGGCGGTCTTGCCTTTTAGATACTCCAAAAAAGATGACAGAAAAACGTATTTTTTGAGTTTTTCAGGTTTATTTATCGGAGCGACAAATAGCGCTTGGCGCACTGCGCAGTCGCCGTTAAAGTCGGAAGTCCCACCGGTTTTCGGGCCGTCATTTTTTTACTTGTCAGCCCCGCCCCACCCTGTGCCCATCAGCACAGCGATTGACCTCCACGGTCACATGCACCAGTTCCGCAATCCCCGCCAGCCGCGCTTTGTAGCGATCCGCCGAGCCGTCACCATGGGTCACCACGCTGACGATGCAGGCGAACTGCGCCCGGCCGACACGCCATAGATGCAGATCGGCCAGTTCGGTGTCCGCCTCCTGGGCCAAGGCGCTGCGTACGCGCTCGACCACCGGACTGTCCATCTCGCGGTCGAGCAGCACCTTGCCGGTTTCGATCAGCAGCCCCTTAGCCCACACCGCGATGATCACAGCACCGATCACGCCCATCAGTGGGTCGAGCCAGTCCCAGCCCAG
This DNA window, taken from Pseudomonas sp. SG20056, encodes the following:
- a CDS encoding PhoH family protein, giving the protein MDDHGRSKPTAPTLYALDTNVLIHDPNALLNFQEHHVAIPMTVLEELDKLKTGKQGVAAECRQAIRLIDKILGSANPDEVEHGVAIQRDKSGPCGYLSILMSKSAAPVTWLPEDLNDNKIINQLVELKSRRPGLNVVLVTKDINMRLKARACGIDSEDYHTDQLVDDVSLLSQGYHNMDGSFWDRVNKVETRQDHGRTWHRVQLTDNLPAVHVNEFIIDEQGFVGWIKGIKHGELLILDMHQEPLMHQEAWGLRPRDIYQSLALFALLDPDIHLVNLSGAAGSGKTILALAAAIEQTMVSKRYRRIIATRSVQGLDQEIGFLPGTEAEKMEPWLGAITDNLEALHMDDENTHGSVDYILQKVPLQFKSLNYIRGRSFQQSLILIDECQNLTPHQMKTIITRAGSGSKVVCLGNLAQIDTPYLSAPSSGLTYLTERFKDFEHGVHITLQGVPRSVLAEYAETHM
- the moaC gene encoding cyclic pyranopterin monophosphate synthase MoaC — its product is MLTHLDSQGRANMVDVSDKAQTVREAVAEALVRMRPETLQMIAQGDHPKGDVFAVARIAGIQAAKKTSDLIPLCHPLMLTSVKVELTPEGADAVRITARCKLTGQTGVEMEALTAASVAALTIYDMCKAVDRGMVIENVRLLEKVGGKSGYFVAGEEA
- the moaE gene encoding molybdopterin synthase catalytic subunit MoaE gives rise to the protein MSIRVQSHPFDPGVELNALHAANLGIGAVVSFVGYVRDFNDGREVGGMFLEHFPGMTEKALGKIAEEAMQRWPLLGIEVIHRIGRLEPGEPIVFVGTTSAHRQAAFDACNFVMDYLKTRAPFWKKEDTAEGPRWVEGRCSDQAAAERWKQQP
- a CDS encoding MoaD/ThiS family protein, yielding MIRVQYFARYREALGLDGEQLNAEFSSLDQLRQHLLARGGVWEVLAEQNLMCARNQELCSLDEPLTAGDEVAFFPTVTGG